A region of the Gammaproteobacteria bacterium genome:
TGACACTCGCGCTGAAACGGTAGCTGAGGCAGCAACCTGCGATTTATATTCACACTATGAGCGCGCCTAGAATCAAACCGCTTTGCGGCCCCTTTGCCTGGACCGCAGCAGAGCTGGATCAGAACAGTGGCTGGTCAGTCGTTCTGCACGCGGATGAATTAGCCTGCCTGGACAGTGCCCTTGATGTGGTGATGTCCCGGCAGATTGCCTGGTCGTCACTGACAAAGTCTCAGTTCCCGTTGCCGGAGCTGTCGCAAAAACTCGAGGCGATTTCGAACGAACTTGAAGACGGTTGCGGGATGGTCTGTTTGCGTGGCATTTCGCCGGAGCGCTACACAGCTGACGAGTTGCGCACACTGTGGTATGGCTTGTGCCTGCATCTAGGGATACCGGTCTACCAGAACTCACAGGGCCAGCTGCTCCGGGAAATCTGTAACGAAGGGGAAGGGGTTGGGAAACGCTATGGTCAGATGACAAGCGGAGACGGTGTCTTTCTTTCTTCCCGGGCACGAACCGCGTCGACTGCAGAACTGCGGTTTCATACTGATCGAGCCGATATCGTGGGGTTGCTGTGTGTCGGTCGCGCAAAGAGCGGTGGTGAGACACGAATCGCCAGTTCGGTGACTGTGCACAACGAGATGATTCGTAGGCGGCCTGCGCTTGCCACGCTGTTGTATGCACCGATTTTCCGCTCGCGTTTGGGCGAGGAGCAAGGGGGTGGCCAGATGTTTTACCCATTGCCTGTGTTTGGTTGTCGCGAGGGGAAATTCACCAGTCATTACTCTCGCACTTATGTGGAGGCGGCCCAGTTGTTGCCCGAAGTACCGACAATGATGGATGAACAATGGGTTGCACTGGATCTTCTGGCAGAGCTTGCGGATGAACACTGTGTGGAAAGTGTGTTTGAGCCAGGCGATATTCAATTTCTGAATAACCACGTGATTTATCATGCGCGTCGACCGTTCATCGATGACGAGGAGTCCGGGTATAAACGAAACTTGATGCGGATCTGGCTGTGCCCGCCGGGAAACCGGGTATTACCGGAAGATCATGCGCCGCTCTGGCGCACAGTCGAAGCTGACAGTCTGCGCGGCGGTGTTGCCCTGGAGCCCGCGTCCTAAAATAACGCTATCTGATCCGGCGCCAACTGCACTGGCTGCCAGGCTAACCGTGGCGCCAGTCGTCCGGGTCCTGGGAGTTGCCCGGGGAGAGCCCGAGGATATCTCCGTCAGTCGATACACCCAGTCCAAGTACGGTCCGGTTGGCATAATTGAAATAAGCGACGACCTGATTGATCTCCAAGATCTCACCGTCCTCAAATCCGCTATCACGCAGTGCCTCAATCAGTGAAGCATCCATCTCGGCCGGCCTTAGCGTCAGTTGCCTGGCATAAGACAGCGCCAACTTCTCGCGAGGGGTGAGATCCAGACTTTCGATATCTGCCGCTTCCAATCGTTGTCTTAAGCGGTCAGAACGGTCATCGTCATTCAGTAGCCGCTTAAGACCGGCAAAATGATG
Encoded here:
- a CDS encoding peroxidase-related enzyme (This protein belongs to a clade of uncharacterized proteins related to peroxidases such as the alkylhydroperoxidase AhpD.), giving the protein MSWIKTIAYDSSSGYLRTLYDRVKGPDNNVDNIMMAHSLRPHTMDGHMVIYKNVLHHYSNSLPKWFLETIGVWVSLLNQCDYCVVHHFAGLKRLLNDDDRSDRLRQRLEAADIESLDLTPREKLALSYARQLTLRPAEMDASLIEALRDSGFEDGEILEINQVVAYFNYANRTVLGLGVSTDGDILGLSPGNSQDPDDWRHG
- a CDS encoding TauD/TfdA family dioxygenase: MSAPRIKPLCGPFAWTAAELDQNSGWSVVLHADELACLDSALDVVMSRQIAWSSLTKSQFPLPELSQKLEAISNELEDGCGMVCLRGISPERYTADELRTLWYGLCLHLGIPVYQNSQGQLLREICNEGEGVGKRYGQMTSGDGVFLSSRARTASTAELRFHTDRADIVGLLCVGRAKSGGETRIASSVTVHNEMIRRRPALATLLYAPIFRSRLGEEQGGGQMFYPLPVFGCREGKFTSHYSRTYVEAAQLLPEVPTMMDEQWVALDLLAELADEHCVESVFEPGDIQFLNNHVIYHARRPFIDDEESGYKRNLMRIWLCPPGNRVLPEDHAPLWRTVEADSLRGGVALEPAS